From Theileria orientalis strain Shintoku DNA, chromosome 4, complete genome, the proteins below share one genomic window:
- a CDS encoding enolase has protein sequence MVSVTSLKAREVLDSRGNPTVEVDLLTEDGLFRAACPSGASTGVYEALELRDGNKKRYLGKGVLKAVENVNTVIRNSVVGLDPTKQKDLDNLMVQELDGTQNEWGYCKSKLGANAILVVSMAAARAAAAHLSEPLYVHLAKLAGKTTDKFVLPLPCLNVINGGSHAGNNLAMQEFMILPTGASTFREALQMGAEVYHTLKGVVKKKYGQDATNVGDEGGFAPNINSAEEALDLLVDAVEKAGFVGKVKFGMDVAASEFFVKEKGAYNLGFKSDKEVLKTGEEMVDYYAELCEKYPIVSIEDPFDQDDWEHYNKLTTKLGEKVQIVGDDLLVTNPKRIQTALEKKACNALLLKVNQIGSVTESMEACLLAHKNHWGVMVSHRSGETEDTFIADLVVGLGTGQIKTGAPCRSERNAKYNQLLRIEEELGEKAKYAGVEFRTVGH, from the exons atgGTTAGTGTAACATCTCTTAAAGCGCGTGAAGTATTAG ATTCCAGAGGGAATCCTACCGTTGAGGTAGACCTATTGACAGAAGACGGGTTGTTTCGTGCAGCTTGCCCTTCTGGAGCTTCGACAGGAGTCTACGAGGCCCTTGAACTCCGCGACGGCAACAAAAAACGCTATTTGGGGAAGGGTGTACTGAAAGCCGTAGAAAATGTTAACACAGTCATACGGAATTCAGTCGTTGGACTCGATCCAACAAAACagaaggacctggacaACCTGATGGTCCAGGAGTTGGACGGAACGCAGAACGAATGGGGATACTGTAAGTCGAAACTGGGAGCGAATGCAATCCTGGTAGTTTCGATGGCAGCAGCGAGAGCAGCGGCAGCGCACCTGAGTGAGCCGCTGTATGTGCACCTGGCCAAGCTGGCTGGAAAGACCACGGACAAGTTTGTGCTCCCACTACCCTGCCTCAACGTAATCAACGGAGGATCACATGCGGGAAACAACTTGGCAATGCAGGAGTTCATGATCCTGCCCACAGGAGCAAGCACGTTCAGAGAGGCGCTGCAAATGGGAGCGGAGGTGTACCACACACTTAAGGGAGtggtgaagaagaagtacgGGCAGGACGCGACTAACGTAGGAGACGAGGGAGGATTCGCACCAAACATTAACTCGGCAGAAGAGGCACTGGATCTACTGGTGGACGCAGTGGAAAAGGCAGGCTTCGTGGGAAAAGTTAAGTTTGGAATGGACGTGGCAGCGTCGGAGTTCTTCGTGAAGGAGAAGGGAGCGTACAACCTGGGATTCAAGTCGGACAAGGAGGTCCTGAAGACAGGAGAGGAGATGGTGGACTACTACGCAGAGCTCTGCGAAAAGTACCCAATCGTGTCAATAGAGGACCCCTTCGACCAGGATGACTGGGAACACTACAACAAGCTGACGACTAAGCTGGGAGAGAAGGTGCAAATAGTGGGAGACGACCTGCTGGTGACAAACCCGAAGAGGATACAAACTGCGCTGGAAAAGAAGGCGTGCAACGCACTGCTGCTCAAAGTGAATCAGATTGGATCAGTCACGGAGTCAATGGAGGCATGCCTGCTGGCACACAAAAACCACTGGGGAGTGATGGTCTCGCACAGGTCAGGAGAAACGGAGGACACGTTCATAGCGGACCTGGTTGTGGGACTGGGAACAGGCCAGATCAAAACAGGAGCGCCCTGCAGAAGCGAAAGGAACGCGAAGTACAACCAGCTGCTGCGCATCGAAGAGGAGCTGGGCGAAAAGGCGAAGTACGCAGGAGTTGAATTCAGAACAGTAGGACACTAG
- a CDS encoding predicted protein, producing the protein MDQAETVEDLQANLDEYKKQLSSVEDALKDDPENQEFLSLKRDLNEVIVLTNDLIKYKQSNDELIKQGVIHLEDIKDVDISTSIFVGRTCVVLYNGKQKYGEVVQVMGDQPTDLTIIELLGSREKCSLALKDLRLLEPPLPVQCKPGSLVQALYADDGRWYDCIINRQTEKGYVVTYKDYNTSEEVKRDRIRLKIRNEIKTTDVKEIVTPAGYVIPENLIIKKTDNEKEKLRKRKLVQSLKKQQKTMKEHEDSYKRASNWRKFQKKSGMKNKAGYMTGKRDTSIFNTDEPASNVSGIDQNVYNSFIPRKKFDYTSEMF; encoded by the exons atggATCAAGCAGAGACTGTAGAAGATCTTCAg GCAAATTTAGACGAATATAAAAAGCAACTTTCTTCCGTTGAAGATGCTCTTAAGGATGACCCTGAAAACCAGGAGTTTTTGTCCCTTAAAAGGGATTTAAACGAAGTCATTGTCTTGACAAATGACCTAATTAAGTATAAACAATCAAATGATG AACTCATAAAACAGGGTGTTATACACCTTGAGGATATCAAGGATGTTGATATATCAACGTCTATTTTTGTTG GCAGGACGTGTGTAGTACTTTATAATGGCAAACAGAAGTATGGAGAGGTGGTACAAGTTATGGGCGACCAG CCTACTGATTTGACAATTATCGAATTGCTTGGATCGAGAGAAAAGTGTAGCCTCGCCCTCAAAGATTTGAGGCTTCTGGAGCCACCACTACCTGTACAGTGTAAACCAGGATCTCTGGTACAAGCATTATATGCAGATGACGG TCGTTGGTACGACTGTATAATTAATCGCCAAACTGAAAAGGGATATGTTGTAACATATAAGGACTACAATACCTCAGAAGAGGTCAAGAGAGATAGA ATAAGACTGAAGATAAGAAATGAGATTAAAACAACGGATGTTAAAGAAATTGTAACGCCTGCTGGGTACGTGATACCAGAGAACttgataattaaaaagacCGATAacgagaaggagaagctgcggaagaggaagttggTCCAGAGCCTGAAAAAGCAGCAGAAAACCATGAAAGAGCACGAAGACTCATATAAAAGAGCCAGTAATTGGAGAAAATTTCAAAAGAAG TCTGGCATGAAGAATAAGGCAGGATACATGACCGGGAAAAGGGACACATCGATATTCAACACGGATGAACCTGCATCGAATGTGTCAGGAATTGatcaaaatgtgtataatagcTTTATTCCGAGGAAGAAGTTTGATTACACATCAGAAATGTTCTGA
- a CDS encoding uncharacterized protein (BSD domain containing protein), producing the protein MVEFEYENVQLDGVDGTCVLNDFDLLFSVSNSVYKWSLSNWTRSEKSKKTAKVRLTFKESSVRLSPESSDFDSLIKPIIIVDFNENRDKLEQFCDFIANVSNKSRKVTYEAQSPQEGLGSQSNDFSSQISTFEKIVADEIDQSKRVLLNSSVHLSTLYNTLISPVSDYHGYITPKDFWDHHKLELTSKFVQPLARSNLEGFVAVPPASTVVNSQNVYNYTPELVEALLTEDETIRHLHKKLVVEKNFPEENFWKRMLQSRYFYNLIGEKVPENQIVYDDIKGIPIKRTLKRVDTNEVLTSSDLSSELITFLDSKKTKRNNKFLNIKHKFGKTFKPDDTRELLVQRFNRHSYNIIRDSQSNVSDFSNSANNGADSNSLESEVEKHRKIKLLDVSEKDLQEKDRQELISNLCIITSLSMPGQTQQQAKHLVKSESTESVNKIQFKIRQSSLTEAARWVNDLRHFDVSKYLSDYKNDDLVNRRMFVLNTKLCQSEKLMQLAQFDYDPSTVNRMKEIQKEIVEILQIYYRTLMPEEDKRGRLLTVLRSIKQKIESMNDAGISSHTAKALQSSLLDQITAVEAYDMKLRSYLSSLRSQRAK; encoded by the exons ATGGTTGAGTTTGAATACGAAAACGTTCAGTTGGATGGTGTTGATGGCACTTGTGTTTTGAATGATTTTGACTTGCTCTTCAGTGTTTCAAATTCAGTTTATAAATGGTCGCTTTCAAACTGGACCCGGTCAGAAAAATCTAAAAAAACAGCAAAAGTTAGACTGACCTTTAAGGAATCTTCGGTTAGACTATCTCCAG AATCCTCGGATTTCGATTCGCTAATAAAGCCAATTATCATCGTCGATTTTAACGAAAACAGGGATAAGCTAGAGCAGTTTTGCGATTTCATAGCAAATGTCTCCAATAAATCGAGGAAGGTTACGTATGAAGCGCAGTCGCCACAGGAAGGTTTGGGATCTCAGTCAAATGACTTCTCAAGTCAAATTTCAACGTTTGAAAAGATCGTGGCAGATGAAATAGACCAGTCGAAGAGGGTTCTGTTAAATTCAAGCGTACACCTTTCAACTTTGTATAACACGTTGATATCGCCGGTCAGTGACTACCATGGTTACATTACGCCCAAGGACTTCTGGGACCATCATAAGCTTGAACTCACGTCTAAATTTGTTCAGCCACTAG CAAGGTCTAATTTGGAAGGATTTGTCGCAGTTCCCCCTGCCAGTACAGTCGTTAACTCGCAGAACGTGTATAACTACACGCCGGAATTGGTGGAAGCGCTTCTGACCGAGGACGAAACGATTCGCCATTTGCACAAAAAACTGGTTGTGGAAAAGAATTTCCCCGAGGAGAACTTTTGGAAGAGGATGCTTCAGTCACGCTACTTTTACAACCTCATCGGAGAAAAGGTACCGGAGAACCAAATAGTGTACGACGACATAAAGGGGATACCCATTAAGAGGACGCTGAAAAGAGTGGACACGAATGAAGTGTTAACCAGCTCAGATCTCTCAAGTGAGCTTATTACGTTCCTCGACTCGAAGAAGA CTAAGAGGAATAACAAGTTCCTCAACATAAAGCATAAATTTGGAAAGACCTTTAAGCCAGATGATACCAGAGAGTTGCTGGTTCAGAGGTTCAACCGTCACTCGTACAATATAATCAGAGATTCGCAGTCCAACGTCTCTGATTTCAGCAATTCGGCGAACAATGGAGCGGATTCCAATTCACTTGAATCTGAGG TCGAAAAACATCGCAAAATTAAACTGTTGGACGTTTCAGAAAAGGATTTACAG GAAAAGGACCGGCAGGAATTAATCAGTAACCTCTGTATAATAACTTCTCTGTCTATGCCCGGTCAGACGCAACAGCAGGCGAAGCACCTTGTGAAGTCCGAATCGACTGAATCCGTGAACAAGATACAGTTTAAAATTCGCCAGTCTAGTTTAACTGAGGCTGCAAGATGGGTCAACGACCTGAGGCATTTTGATGTGTCAAAATATTTGAGC GATTATAAAAACGACGATTTGGTCAACAGGAGAATGTTTGTCCTTAATACTAAGCTGTGTCAATCTGAGAAGTTGATGCAATTGGCACAAT TCGATTATGACCCTAGTACTGTCAATCGCATGAAGGAGATTCAGAAGGAGATTGTCGAGATTTTACAAATCTACTATCGGACTCTGATGCCCGAGGAGGATAAGAGGGGCCGGCTTTTGACTGTACTGCGGAGCATTAAGCAGAAGATAGAATCCATGAAC GATGCTGGCATTTCTTCACACACTGCCAAGGCTCTACAGTCGAGTCTTCTTGATCAGATCACTGCTGTAGAGGCCTACGACATGAAGCTCAGATCTTATTTGTCAAGCCTAAGGTCTCAAAGGGCCAAGTGA